One Gelria sp. Kuro-4 DNA segment encodes these proteins:
- a CDS encoding flagellar protein FlaG: MEIAAIQGQGATGTRSEGTPPAVGGTGALTKPADAAVEKARMGEETKFNPQDVEDAVAALDQTVRAFSERISFVLHRESGRMQVQVIDNATQEIVKEIPPTAVLEVIARIREMVGLLLDEKV; encoded by the coding sequence GTGGAGATTGCAGCGATCCAGGGACAGGGGGCGACCGGAACACGGAGTGAAGGAACGCCGCCGGCGGTAGGCGGAACTGGCGCGCTGACTAAGCCTGCTGACGCGGCAGTTGAAAAAGCGCGTATGGGTGAGGAAACAAAGTTTAACCCCCAAGACGTTGAAGATGCAGTGGCAGCCCTGGATCAGACCGTCCGGGCATTCAGCGAAAGAATTAGTTTCGTACTTCACCGTGAAAGCGGCCGGATGCAGGTGCAGGTAATTGATAATGCGACCCAAGAGATTGTCAAGGAGATCCCACCTACCGCTGTTCTCGAAGTTATTGCCCGTATACGGGAAATGGTAGGGCTTCTCCTCGACGAGAAAGTATAA
- a CDS encoding glycosyltransferase, with protein sequence MAEACWGRPLLSLCMIAKNEEENLSRCLRSVQGAVDEIILVDTGSEDQTKEIAAAYGAKVLDFAWNGDFAAARNRSLEKASGEWILFLDADEELDPESRAEIRSFLQTATAEGYYLEIISYVGDKPGLDATNHVFPRLFRNRPEYRFKGALHEQISCAISAQGGRIELSPFKVYHYGYLDRAVSKKDKIRRNIAILLQEVKEKPADHFTRYNLGVEYIRLGEHDQALVQFKKAFVGLPSLDVGYASVLVKNIVVCLKELKRYKEALQVLNDALLAYPDYTDLTYLKATVLAARGEYSAAIRAYEECLEQGKSSWRHISLRGTGGFRARYGLAQVAERIGDEATAVQNYTRALDENPLFLTPVYDLARILLPREEVEAVKAFFSRHTNLEDPEVLLALAGAFAAAKKYAEALEYAEQALQKEGFSPQGAFVKGEILLNLKRYREAIAAFDSIRPTASLYEPAQLDAMFCLSLLGEEKAAQERLARVKGEGLAAQKAVFEAFLSLLFGAGTELKAEPGETEGRIALDLLGKLLDLQEFDAFAKALPLSGFVAAPQKGLLLGKLYFEHGFKESAAEGLLAAAQAGQADAEAFRMLGDIAAEAGQDAGPFYSEAIRLEPQNRKYYLALGGFLTKEGRFGEAEAVLLAGVRHFPKDEVIRTTLRLVRALGGHGNEGNQTGEPIARLGLH encoded by the coding sequence GTGGCTGAAGCGTGCTGGGGACGACCATTGCTTTCCCTGTGCATGATTGCAAAAAATGAAGAAGAGAATCTTTCCCGCTGCCTGCGCAGCGTGCAGGGAGCTGTGGACGAGATTATCCTCGTCGATACGGGATCAGAAGATCAGACTAAGGAAATAGCTGCAGCCTACGGTGCGAAGGTACTTGACTTTGCCTGGAACGGCGACTTTGCTGCAGCGCGGAACCGCTCGCTGGAAAAAGCGAGCGGCGAGTGGATACTCTTCTTGGACGCGGACGAAGAGCTGGACCCGGAAAGCAGAGCTGAAATCCGCTCTTTTCTTCAGACGGCTACAGCTGAAGGTTATTACCTGGAGATAATCAGCTACGTAGGGGATAAGCCAGGCCTGGACGCCACAAACCACGTCTTTCCCCGCCTCTTTCGGAACCGGCCTGAGTACCGCTTCAAGGGGGCGCTCCACGAGCAGATAAGCTGCGCAATAAGCGCACAGGGCGGAAGAATTGAACTCAGCCCCTTTAAGGTTTACCACTACGGTTACCTTGACAGGGCGGTTTCAAAGAAAGACAAGATAAGACGTAACATCGCCATACTGCTTCAGGAAGTAAAAGAGAAGCCTGCGGACCACTTTACCCGCTACAATTTGGGTGTAGAATACATCCGGTTGGGCGAGCACGACCAGGCCCTGGTTCAATTTAAGAAAGCTTTTGTCGGCCTTCCCTCGCTGGACGTGGGCTATGCCTCGGTGCTAGTCAAGAACATCGTTGTTTGCTTGAAAGAGCTCAAGCGGTACAAGGAAGCACTGCAGGTTTTGAACGATGCTCTCCTCGCTTACCCCGACTACACGGACCTTACTTACCTTAAGGCGACGGTACTGGCCGCCCGGGGCGAGTACTCGGCAGCGATACGGGCCTATGAGGAATGCCTCGAGCAGGGTAAGTCGAGCTGGCGGCACATCAGCCTGCGCGGTACAGGCGGCTTTCGCGCCCGCTACGGGCTGGCCCAGGTGGCAGAGAGGATCGGGGACGAGGCCACGGCCGTTCAAAATTACACCCGGGCGTTGGATGAGAACCCTCTCTTCCTTACGCCGGTTTATGACTTGGCTCGCATCCTGCTGCCGCGCGAAGAAGTAGAGGCAGTGAAGGCCTTCTTTAGCCGGCATACGAACCTTGAGGATCCAGAGGTCCTCTTGGCCTTGGCTGGGGCTTTTGCGGCGGCAAAGAAATACGCCGAGGCCCTGGAGTATGCGGAGCAGGCTTTGCAAAAAGAAGGTTTTTCGCCGCAGGGGGCCTTTGTTAAGGGAGAAATTCTCCTCAATCTGAAAAGGTACCGGGAAGCCATCGCCGCCTTCGACTCCATCAGGCCAACCGCCTCGCTTTATGAGCCTGCCCAGCTGGATGCTATGTTCTGCCTGTCACTCTTGGGCGAAGAGAAGGCGGCGCAGGAACGGCTGGCTCGAGTGAAGGGCGAGGGCCTGGCCGCGCAAAAGGCAGTGTTCGAGGCGTTTCTCAGCCTCCTGTTTGGTGCTGGGACTGAACTGAAGGCGGAGCCTGGTGAAACGGAAGGTAGGATTGCGCTTGACCTACTGGGAAAGCTGCTTGATCTGCAGGAGTTCGATGCTTTTGCCAAGGCGTTACCCTTGAGTGGATTTGTTGCAGCCCCTCAAAAGGGGCTTCTTCTCGGCAAACTCTACTTCGAGCACGGCTTCAAGGAGTCTGCCGCGGAAGGGCTCCTGGCTGCAGCGCAGGCGGGGCAGGCGGACGCCGAGGCCTTCCGCATGCTGGGGGACATTGCAGCCGAAGCCGGTCAGGATGCGGGACCTTTTTACAGCGAGGCCATTCGCCTGGAACCGCAGAACAGAAAGTATTATTTGGCCTTGGGGGGCTTCCTCACGAAGGAAGGTCGGTTCGGAGAAGCAGAGGCTGTTCTTCTGGCGGGGGTGCGCCACTTTCCTAAGGACGAGGTTATACGGACGACCCTGCGGCTGGTGCGAGCGCTTGGGGGACACGGCAATGAGGGGAATCAAACGGGGGAACCGATCGCACGGTTAGGGTTGCACTAG